The Pontibacter pudoricolor genome contains a region encoding:
- a CDS encoding acyl-CoA thioesterase, translated as MFESEVQIRVRYAETDQMGYVYYGNYGAYYEVARTEVFRRLGIHYKEMEATGTMMPVLELKCKYIRPAKYDDLLTIKLFVKHKPHGTRIKFEYEVYNEEQTLLNVGETTMVFVDMQTGRPTAIPELIHQKMDSYFSE; from the coding sequence GTGTTTGAATCAGAAGTACAGATACGCGTGCGCTACGCCGAAACCGACCAGATGGGCTATGTATACTATGGCAACTATGGCGCTTATTACGAAGTAGCTCGTACCGAAGTGTTTCGCAGGCTGGGTATCCATTACAAAGAGATGGAAGCCACCGGAACTATGATGCCCGTGCTGGAGCTGAAATGCAAGTATATACGCCCGGCTAAGTACGATGATCTGCTAACCATTAAGCTGTTTGTAAAGCATAAGCCACACGGCACTCGTATAAAGTTTGAATACGAAGTGTATAACGAGGAGCAAACACTGCTGAATGTGGGTGAGACAACTATGGTGTTTGTAGATATGCAGACCGGTCGCCCAACCGCAATTCCGGAGCTGATACACCAGAAAATGGATTCGTATTTTAGCGAATGA
- a CDS encoding lysophospholipid acyltransferase family protein has translation MSKKREIPIYYYPLELLLKGLSLLPLPVLYMLADLLYFIVYHIVGYRKKVVLNNLRSSFPEKSEGEIKTIAKVFYNQLTDVVVEILKLRSMNKEEMERRIVFANQELLDDFVKSGTPVITMGSHSCNWEWVLSAGAVQFDFPAEGVYKPLNNPYFEDFMLRTRSRLGARLIKMKDTLRDFAANRHVPRVIAMLSDQTPLRSEITFWTTFLNQDTPFYEGAEKLAKKFKYPVMFLDIKRTRRGFYTLTFELISDGTSDAVPVTEIFAQKLEAAIRRAPANYLWTHKRWKHRRPEAAAS, from the coding sequence ATGAGCAAAAAAAGAGAAATACCCATTTATTATTACCCGCTTGAGCTGCTGCTCAAAGGTTTATCCTTGCTTCCGCTTCCGGTTTTATACATGCTGGCAGACCTGCTGTATTTTATAGTTTACCATATAGTTGGTTACCGCAAAAAAGTAGTGCTGAATAACCTGCGCAGTTCCTTTCCTGAAAAATCAGAAGGCGAAATAAAAACGATTGCCAAAGTATTTTATAACCAGCTTACGGACGTGGTTGTAGAAATACTGAAACTGCGCTCTATGAATAAGGAAGAGATGGAACGCCGTATTGTTTTTGCAAACCAGGAGCTGCTGGATGATTTTGTAAAAAGTGGAACACCGGTAATTACGATGGGTTCGCATTCCTGCAACTGGGAATGGGTGCTATCTGCTGGAGCAGTGCAGTTCGACTTTCCGGCCGAGGGAGTTTACAAGCCGCTCAATAACCCTTACTTCGAAGACTTTATGCTGAGAACGCGGAGCAGGTTGGGCGCAAGGCTTATAAAAATGAAAGATACGTTGCGCGATTTTGCTGCTAACCGTCATGTGCCACGTGTTATAGCCATGCTCTCAGACCAGACTCCGTTAAGAAGCGAAATTACCTTCTGGACAACTTTCCTGAACCAGGATACACCTTTTTATGAGGGAGCCGAAAAGCTTGCCAAAAAATTTAAATACCCTGTTATGTTCCTGGATATAAAGCGAACACGACGTGGATTTTATACCTTAACGTTTGAACTGATTTCGGACGGCACTTCTGATGCAGTTCCGGTCACAGAGATTTTCGCACAAAAGCTGGAAGCTGCCATTCGTCGCGCCCCTGCCAATTACCTCTGGACCCACAAACGCTGGAAACACAGGCGGCCAGAAGCGGCTGCTAGTTAA
- a CDS encoding L-threonylcarbamoyladenylate synthase has product MSNAIFLQIHPENPQEKKIREAVEVLRNGGVIIYPTDTIYGMGCDIHNARAIERVCQIKGVKPDKVNLSFICSDLTHISDYAKIDTPTYKVMKKALPGPFTFILHATSHVPKYAAAKKKTVGIRVPDNNIALALVRELGNPIVSTSIRDEDEVLEYSTDPELIYEKYRNLVDMVIDGGPGNNIASTVVDAANDFEVLRQGAGDIEEFL; this is encoded by the coding sequence ATGAGTAACGCTATCTTTCTACAGATACACCCGGAAAATCCTCAGGAGAAAAAAATTCGTGAAGCTGTAGAAGTGCTGCGAAACGGCGGCGTGATCATTTACCCAACCGACACCATTTACGGTATGGGCTGCGACATACATAACGCGCGCGCCATAGAGCGTGTTTGCCAGATAAAGGGCGTAAAACCCGACAAAGTGAACCTCTCTTTTATCTGCTCCGACCTTACCCATATCTCGGATTACGCCAAAATAGATACCCCTACTTATAAGGTGATGAAGAAAGCATTGCCGGGGCCATTTACATTTATTCTGCATGCAACCAGCCATGTGCCTAAATACGCAGCCGCTAAAAAGAAAACCGTAGGCATACGGGTGCCAGATAATAATATTGCGCTGGCCCTGGTACGTGAATTGGGTAATCCTATAGTTTCTACTTCTATTCGTGATGAAGACGAAGTGCTGGAATACAGCACCGACCCTGAACTGATCTATGAGAAATACCGAAACCTGGTAGATATGGTAATTGATGGTGGCCCCGGGAACAACATTGCCTCAACGGTAGTGGATGCTGCTAACGATTTTGAAGTACTACGCCAGGGCGCCGGTGATATAGAAGAGTTTTTATAG
- the mltG gene encoding endolytic transglycosylase MltG: protein MAKKVTTTKRKKKEKSKVIPALSVLFVLLFVSFSYYAYQIVYTTNVDTKDQDTYVYIPTGATYEQAMDSVEASGVIIDPLSLRFMSKLMDYEELVKPGRYKLESGWGNRQLIGVLRTGQQTPVKLTFTNVRLRSQLAEKLAAEVEPSVEEINALLSDPEYLETLDFDTTNVVSMFIPNTYEVYWTITAKELMERMKSEYDKFWTEERLEKAEKLNLTQQQVSTLASIVQAETIKNDEKPRVAGVYLNRLEKGMLLQADPTVVFAVGDFNIRRVLNVHLRHDSPYNTYRYKGLPPGPINVPNISSIDAVLNPESHDYIYFCAKEDFSGYHSFAVTVAEHQANARRYQKALNERKIMK from the coding sequence ATGGCTAAGAAAGTCACTACAACCAAAAGAAAGAAAAAAGAAAAGAGTAAGGTAATACCTGCCTTGTCGGTACTGTTTGTACTGCTGTTCGTGTCCTTCTCTTATTATGCGTACCAGATCGTGTACACCACCAACGTAGACACCAAAGATCAGGATACTTATGTCTATATCCCGACCGGTGCGACATACGAGCAGGCCATGGATTCCGTGGAAGCAAGCGGCGTGATCATCGATCCGTTATCCCTGCGTTTTATGTCTAAGCTCATGGACTATGAAGAGTTGGTAAAGCCGGGCCGTTATAAGCTGGAAAGCGGCTGGGGCAACCGCCAGTTGATAGGTGTATTGCGCACCGGCCAGCAGACTCCGGTAAAACTTACCTTTACTAATGTGCGCCTGCGAAGCCAGCTTGCCGAAAAACTTGCTGCAGAAGTCGAGCCATCCGTAGAGGAGATAAATGCACTGCTGAGCGACCCGGAATACCTGGAAACCCTGGATTTCGACACGACTAATGTGGTAAGTATGTTTATCCCGAATACCTACGAAGTGTACTGGACCATTACTGCCAAAGAACTGATGGAGCGTATGAAATCGGAATACGATAAGTTCTGGACAGAGGAGCGCCTGGAGAAAGCTGAAAAGCTCAATCTGACTCAACAGCAGGTTTCTACACTGGCATCTATAGTTCAGGCTGAAACTATAAAAAACGACGAAAAGCCTCGCGTTGCCGGTGTATACCTGAACCGCCTCGAAAAAGGCATGTTGCTACAGGCTGACCCGACCGTAGTTTTTGCTGTTGGTGATTTTAATATCCGCCGTGTGCTTAACGTGCACCTGCGCCATGATTCGCCTTACAATACGTACCGTTACAAAGGCCTGCCTCCGGGCCCGATAAATGTGCCAAACATCTCGAGTATAGATGCGGTACTGAACCCGGAAAGCCACGACTATATTTATTTCTGCGCCAAAGAAGATTTTTCAGGGTATCATAGTTTCGCGGTAACAGTAGCTGAACACCAGGCCAATGCCCGCCGCTACCAGAAAGCCCTGAACGAGCGTAAGATCATGAAGTAA
- a CDS encoding ABC transporter ATP-binding protein, with protein sequence MTLKQSLYPGFLTGKDLIRFYTETKQAEQEQVNQLIDAFDIGGFIGEKVGAYSSGMVKKLSLVLAFIGKSDLVLLDEPYITLDQKALQVLPEIISDYQQKVTSFLISSHQPFTLLEPSVLTVANQTVLPASVLC encoded by the coding sequence ATTACGCTGAAGCAGAGCCTTTACCCAGGTTTCCTAACTGGTAAAGATCTGATCCGGTTCTATACGGAAACAAAGCAGGCAGAACAGGAGCAGGTAAATCAACTTATCGATGCGTTTGATATTGGTGGTTTTATTGGCGAAAAGGTAGGAGCTTATTCCAGCGGAATGGTGAAAAAACTGTCGCTGGTATTGGCTTTTATAGGTAAATCAGATCTGGTTTTGCTCGACGAACCCTATATCACCCTCGACCAGAAAGCACTACAGGTATTGCCTGAAATTATTAGCGACTATCAACAGAAGGTCACCTCGTTTTTAATCAGTTCGCACCAGCCCTTTACTTTACTTGAGCCTTCGGTTCTTACAGTTGCCAACCAAACCGTGCTGCCAGCATCTGTATTATGCTAA
- a CDS encoding WbqC family protein produces MYNPPVTYFRQVLQSDGLLLEQHENYVKQSYRNRCHVLTAQGVLPLSIPVLNGNSKDKTIITEIEIDYSQKWYNVHWRTIQAAYGRAPYFEFYSDYLQQVYERQPKYLFELNVELLRLYLKLLKLNKPLNFTDSYQSEAPAKVLDLRNRIHPKIIPDNLHVKPYTQVFGKQFVPELSIIDLLFTQGPASLTYLS; encoded by the coding sequence ATGTATAATCCGCCGGTTACTTATTTCCGGCAAGTGCTTCAGTCTGATGGTTTGCTTCTTGAGCAGCATGAGAATTATGTGAAGCAGAGTTACCGCAACCGCTGCCACGTACTTACAGCACAAGGCGTACTGCCGCTCAGTATCCCGGTACTGAATGGAAACAGCAAAGACAAAACCATAATAACCGAGATTGAGATAGACTATAGCCAGAAATGGTATAACGTGCACTGGCGAACGATACAGGCAGCTTACGGCCGTGCACCCTATTTTGAATTTTACAGTGACTACCTGCAACAGGTTTATGAGCGCCAGCCAAAATATTTGTTTGAACTTAACGTTGAACTGTTGCGGCTTTATCTTAAATTACTTAAGTTAAATAAGCCACTTAATTTCACAGATTCGTATCAGTCAGAAGCGCCGGCAAAAGTGCTGGACCTGCGAAACAGGATACATCCTAAAATCATTCCTGACAATTTGCACGTAAAACCCTATACGCAAGTATTTGGCAAACAATTTGTACCAGAGTTAAGTATAATTGACTTATTATTTACACAAGGGCCGGCATCACTTACTTACCTTTCATAA
- a CDS encoding ABC transporter ATP-binding protein, giving the protein MLRFKNYSKKFGSKTVLAIPDLTLEKGLYWLKGENGSGKTTLLKSVAGLIPFNATIQLNDISIKQQPVQYRRLVNYAEAEPLPRFPNW; this is encoded by the coding sequence ATGCTTCGGTTCAAGAACTATAGTAAGAAATTCGGAAGTAAGACGGTGCTTGCTATACCTGATCTTACCCTGGAGAAAGGCTTGTACTGGCTGAAAGGTGAGAATGGCAGCGGCAAGACAACCTTACTCAAATCCGTTGCAGGGCTTATTCCTTTTAATGCAACTATACAACTGAATGATATCAGTATAAAACAACAGCCTGTTCAGTACAGGCGGCTTGTAAATTACGCTGAAGCAGAGCCTTTACCCAGGTTTCCTAACTGGTAA
- a CDS encoding site-specific integrase → MILAGRASGTKEATKALNAYLDCLQAKVYEAHHQLVAAGKPVTAESIKSLFLGKEEKGRMLVEIFQEHNKRIAVLVGDEFAPGTLERYTTSLKHTQEFMRWKYDADDIEVRKVDHAFITDYEFYLRSVRKCSNNTAVKYIKNFGKIIRICLANGWISTNPFLNYKAKVRTVERVFLSEEELQRMAAKEFASERLAQVRDIFLFSCFTGLSYVDVQQLKRTDIIKGIDGEQWICKNRQKTDIPSRIPLLPTALHIVNKYREHPQCVYDGKVLPVLSNQKMNAYLKEIGELCSIRKPLTFHTARHTFATTVTLLNGVPMESVSKMLGHTNLRTTQHYAKILDVKVGEDMRRLRERLKP, encoded by the coding sequence GTGATCCTGGCCGGGAGAGCTTCGGGCACAAAAGAAGCTACTAAGGCACTGAATGCTTACCTGGACTGCTTGCAGGCAAAAGTGTATGAAGCACATCATCAGCTGGTGGCTGCCGGCAAGCCTGTGACGGCGGAGAGCATCAAGAGCCTATTTTTGGGCAAGGAAGAAAAAGGCCGGATGCTGGTGGAAATCTTCCAGGAACATAACAAAAGAATAGCAGTCCTGGTGGGAGACGAATTTGCTCCCGGCACACTGGAGCGCTACACCACTTCCCTTAAGCACACCCAGGAGTTCATGAGGTGGAAATACGACGCGGATGATATTGAAGTACGGAAAGTGGACCACGCCTTTATCACGGATTACGAGTTTTACCTGCGTAGTGTGCGGAAGTGCTCGAACAATACGGCCGTAAAGTACATCAAGAACTTTGGCAAGATCATCCGCATCTGCCTGGCCAATGGGTGGATCAGCACCAATCCTTTCCTTAATTATAAAGCGAAGGTGAGAACGGTGGAACGGGTCTTTCTTTCAGAGGAAGAGCTGCAGCGAATGGCAGCGAAGGAGTTTGCCTCCGAGCGCCTTGCACAAGTGCGGGACATTTTCCTGTTTAGTTGCTTTACGGGTCTTTCCTACGTAGATGTGCAGCAGCTAAAGCGCACAGATATCATTAAGGGCATTGACGGGGAACAGTGGATTTGCAAGAACAGACAGAAAACAGATATCCCTTCCCGTATCCCCCTGCTACCCACAGCGCTCCATATTGTAAACAAATACAGGGAACACCCGCAATGTGTGTACGACGGGAAGGTATTACCGGTGCTGAGCAACCAGAAAATGAATGCCTACCTCAAAGAGATCGGTGAGCTGTGCAGTATTCGGAAGCCGTTGACTTTCCATACGGCACGCCACACGTTTGCCACGACTGTTACCTTACTCAATGGGGTACCAATGGAAAGCGTGTCGAAAATGCTGGGACATACCAACCTGAGAACCACTCAGCATTATGCTAAGATATTGGATGTAAAGGTAGGGGAGGACATGCGGAGGCTTCGGGAAAGATTAAAGCCATAA
- a CDS encoding YihY/virulence factor BrkB family protein, with the protein MKYNQQYLKRRRAYRKFIVFLKRWRFNNGQSSVYEVADVLLGELRLDSITKRASYMAFNFTLAIFPSIIFLFTLIPYIPSVLQMDLSENILNFITDFLPAEMYAVAYGTIEDIVNKPRGGLLSFGFLFALILSTNGIMSLMDAFDKKYHTFYKRTYVRKRLIATILTVALSLILFTAVAAIFFGQWILDALVFYEVVTESYTYTLIVILKYVAIVLLFLLATSLIYYYVPAIEDKWPFFSAGAVVATGLIFLVSMIFSMYISAFDTYNKFYGSIGALIGLMIWLDFISMILILGFEINVSIDSVTKRLVRRKKLVIEKAL; encoded by the coding sequence ATGAAATATAACCAGCAATACCTGAAGCGCCGCAGGGCTTACCGTAAGTTTATCGTTTTCCTGAAAAGGTGGCGGTTTAACAACGGGCAGTCATCGGTGTACGAGGTGGCCGATGTGCTGCTGGGCGAACTGCGCCTGGACTCCATCACGAAGCGCGCCTCTTACATGGCTTTCAACTTTACGCTGGCAATTTTCCCGAGCATCATCTTCCTTTTCACGCTCATTCCCTACATACCCAGTGTGCTGCAAATGGACCTGAGCGAGAACATCCTGAATTTTATTACTGATTTTCTGCCAGCTGAAATGTATGCGGTTGCTTACGGAACTATAGAGGATATCGTGAACAAGCCACGCGGAGGCTTGCTTTCTTTCGGTTTTTTGTTTGCTCTGATACTGTCTACCAATGGCATTATGTCGCTGATGGATGCGTTTGATAAGAAATACCACACATTTTACAAGCGCACTTACGTCAGGAAACGCCTGATAGCAACTATACTTACTGTGGCGCTGTCACTGATACTTTTTACGGCGGTGGCGGCCATCTTCTTCGGGCAATGGATACTGGATGCGCTGGTGTTTTATGAAGTGGTGACCGAAAGTTACACCTATACTTTGATCGTGATCCTGAAGTATGTGGCAATCGTGTTGCTGTTCCTGCTGGCTACGTCGCTTATCTATTATTATGTTCCGGCTATCGAGGATAAATGGCCTTTCTTTTCGGCTGGGGCTGTAGTGGCAACCGGTCTGATCTTCCTGGTGTCGATGATCTTTTCGATGTACATCAGTGCTTTCGATACTTATAACAAATTCTATGGGTCCATCGGGGCGTTGATAGGTCTGATGATCTGGCTGGACTTTATTTCGATGATCCTGATACTGGGTTTCGAGATAAATGTAAGTATCGATTCGGTGACTAAACGTCTGGTGCGCCGCAAAAAGTTGGTTATCGAAAAGGCATTGTAG